In Lachnospiraceae bacterium, the DNA window CCTTCGTTAATGGTCCAAGAAAAACAAATGCCACCTTCGGTGTCGCTTGTTTTTCTTTTGGACTCATTGTATCGCAAACTCACGAATCCCGCGCATTCGCGCTCTACTGCCTGCTTGCGCAGGCGATTCGTTCGTTAATGGCTTGTGAAAAACAAATGTCTGCTGCGCAGCCGCTTGTTTTTCCCTACGCTCATTATATCATACCTTAGAAAGAAAAAACAGTCGTGAGAATCTTAACATTCCCACGACTGTTTAAAATCAGCCTGAAGCCTTTTATTTCTGCGCTGTTCCAATACGGACCAATGCACGGTGAAGCTTTGCTTCTGCCAGCTTTACCTCTTTGTCATCCATACTAGACTGGTTCAGTTTCTCTTCTGCCAGCTTTTTTGCCTTTTCGGCACGGGCTACATCAATATCTTCGCTCCACTCCCAGGTAGTAGGGATCAGACGGCATTCGCCGTTCATCATGGTCAGCATTCCGCCGATGCAGGCTGCTTTCCTATCAGTTCCGTCCTCTAATACCACATGAGCGGTTCCCATTCCTATAGCCGTACAGTAATTCATATGGCGGGCCAGAATGGCAAGGTCTCCGTGGATGGTACGGCAGGATACGCTCTGTACCTGACCGTCAAATACATTTCCGTCCATGGTCGCGATCTGTAAATGGAAGGTCGTCATATACCTGTTCCTCCCTTCTACTGCTGCTGTTTTGCTTTTTCGTATACGTCATCAATGGTTCCGGCAAACAGGAAGCAGCTCTCCGGGATGTCATCGCATTCGCCGTCTAAGATCTTCTTAAATCCGCGGATGGTCTCTTTTAACGGCACGTACTGGCCTTTCATACCTGTGAACTGCTCTGCTACGGAGAAGCTCTGGGACAGGAATCTCTGTACCTTACGTGCTCTGGATACGGTCAGCTTATCTTCTTCAGAAAGTTCATCCATACCCATGATAGCGATGATATCCTGCAGTTCCTTATAACGCTGCAGCACTCTCTGTACAGAACGTGCTACCTGATAATGCTCTTCGCCTACTGTCTCAGGAGACAGGATACGGCTGGTAGAATCCAGCGGATCTACTGCAGGGTAAATACCCTGGCTGGCAATATCACGGGAAAGTACGGTGGTTGCATCCAGATGGGTGAATGTAGTTGCAGGAGCCGGGTCAGTTAAGTCATCTGCAGGCACGTATACAGCCTGTACAGATGTGATAGAGCCCTTCTTAGTAGAAGTGATACGCTCCTGTAAAGCACCCATTTCTGTTGCCAGTGTTGGCTGGTAGCCTACTGCTGAAGGCATACGGCCAAGCAGTGCAGAAACCTCAGAACCAGCCTGGGTGAAACGGAAGATGTTATCGATGAACAGCAGCACGTCCTGATTCTTAACATCACGGAAGTATTCTGCCATAGTCAGTCCGGAAAGGGCAACTCTCATACGTGCGCCCGGCGGCTCGTTCATCTGACCATATACTAAGGCAGTTTTATCTATAACACCGCTTTCCTGCATCTCTCCGTAAAGGTCATTTCCTTCACGGGTACGCTCTCCTACACCGGTGAATACGGACAGACCGCCGTGTGCAGTTGCTACGTTGTGGATCAGCTCCATGATAAGAACTGTTTTACCTACACCGGCACCGCCGAACAGACCGATCTTACCACCCTTTGCATAAGGGCAGATCAGGTCAACGACCTTGATACCTGTTTCCAGGATCTCTGTTGCCGGTGTCTG includes these proteins:
- the atpC gene encoding ATP synthase F1 subunit epsilon, with product MTTFHLQIATMDGNVFDGQVQSVSCRTIHGDLAILARHMNYCTAIGMGTAHVVLEDGTDRKAACIGGMLTMMNGECRLIPTTWEWSEDIDVARAEKAKKLAEEKLNQSSMDDKEVKLAEAKLHRALVRIGTAQK
- the atpD gene encoding F0F1 ATP synthase subunit beta, with product MTEKHIGKVVQVTGPVLDIRYKEGELPALLNAIEIDINGHKLIAEVAQQIGDDVVRCIAMSSTDGLVRGTDAVDTGSPITVPVGDECLGRVFNLLGDPVDNKPVPEAKERWAIHRPAPSYEEQTPATEILETGIKVVDLICPYAKGGKIGLFGGAGVGKTVLIMELIHNVATAHGGLSVFTGVGERTREGNDLYGEMQESGVIDKTALVYGQMNEPPGARMRVALSGLTMAEYFRDVKNQDVLLFIDNIFRFTQAGSEVSALLGRMPSAVGYQPTLATEMGALQERITSTKKGSITSVQAVYVPADDLTDPAPATTFTHLDATTVLSRDIASQGIYPAVDPLDSTSRILSPETVGEEHYQVARSVQRVLQRYKELQDIIAIMGMDELSEEDKLTVSRARKVQRFLSQSFSVAEQFTGMKGQYVPLKETIRGFKKILDGECDDIPESCFLFAGTIDDVYEKAKQQQ